In a genomic window of Chryseobacterium sp. G0162:
- a CDS encoding LysR family transcriptional regulator has protein sequence MDLQQLKYFLALAKELHFWNTSAKMNITQSALSRNIQSLESELGVQLFYRDKRNVKLTPAGKFLQEKWSEELSQMESFHQLARQIHLGEYGTIRIAHPDSISSSVLPDFIKKVSAAFPTLHLELFQLTNEIQEDYLKNYKIDLAFSRDINTYSGINEKKLNQENLSLVVPENHHFTTLSDISAETLKDQKFLLTTGDDGSSYNVLVQEVLDFYNINLDSYIRCEFGSTIISLIKNGLGISILPHSYHLHQNTGIRFIPLPFVTDLYIQWRKDDPNPILKNILELV, from the coding sequence ATGGATCTACAACAGCTCAAATATTTTCTGGCATTGGCAAAAGAACTTCATTTCTGGAATACGTCTGCGAAAATGAATATTACACAATCTGCTTTGAGCCGGAACATTCAGTCTTTAGAGAGTGAACTGGGTGTTCAGCTGTTTTATCGTGATAAGCGAAATGTGAAACTTACCCCGGCAGGAAAATTTTTGCAGGAAAAATGGAGCGAAGAGCTTAGTCAAATGGAATCTTTTCATCAGTTGGCCCGGCAAATTCATTTAGGTGAATATGGAACGATAAGAATTGCGCATCCCGATTCTATCTCCTCTTCGGTTTTACCCGATTTTATAAAAAAGGTTTCGGCTGCTTTTCCAACCCTTCATCTGGAATTGTTTCAGCTGACTAATGAAATTCAGGAAGATTATCTTAAAAATTATAAGATAGATCTGGCATTTTCCCGTGATATCAATACGTATTCTGGAATTAATGAAAAGAAATTAAACCAGGAAAACCTGTCTTTAGTGGTTCCTGAAAATCATCATTTTACAACTTTATCTGATATTTCTGCAGAAACATTGAAAGATCAGAAATTTCTTTTAACCACAGGAGATGATGGCAGCAGTTACAATGTGCTGGTTCAGGAAGTTCTCGATTTTTACAACATCAATCTTGATTCTTATATTCGATGTGAGTTTGGATCTACCATTATTTCACTGATTAAAAACGGATTAGGCATTTCGATTCTGCCGCATTCTTATCATCTTCACCAAAATACCGGAATCCGTTTTATTCCCCTTCCCTTTGTTACGGATTTGTATATCCAATGGCGGAAAGACGACCCTAACCCGATTCTTAAAAATATTCTGGAATTAGTTTAA
- a CDS encoding DUF5694 domain-containing protein, giving the protein MKKITLFFALALGIIVSGQTQKTKILLIGTIHFETPHTDQFELKVDDFLSAKRQSELENLTNVLSQTKATKVMIERPIDKQRSTDSLYSLYVADRYKMTVSEREQIGFRLAKKLKLNHVKCIDKFYGMTHDSLMAATAKENNQLYLLNDLQVHAKTMISDFDNKLKNGTITDVLKYINRPEELKRNLSIYLNYIAKVGAGKNFAGAQYVSDWYLRNLAIYSNILDQIEPSDNYVVLIFGQGHIPILKHFLENNDNFEVVELKNVLK; this is encoded by the coding sequence ATGAAAAAGATAACGCTATTTTTTGCTTTAGCTTTGGGGATTATAGTATCCGGACAGACTCAGAAAACGAAGATTTTATTAATCGGAACGATTCATTTTGAAACCCCGCATACCGATCAGTTTGAATTAAAGGTAGACGATTTTTTAAGTGCAAAGCGACAGAGTGAATTAGAAAACTTAACGAATGTTCTGTCTCAGACAAAAGCTACTAAAGTAATGATTGAAAGACCAATTGACAAACAACGCTCAACCGACAGTTTGTACAGTTTATATGTAGCAGATCGTTATAAAATGACAGTTTCAGAAAGAGAACAAATTGGTTTCAGGTTAGCTAAAAAATTAAAATTAAATCATGTCAAGTGTATAGACAAATTTTATGGAATGACACACGATAGTTTAATGGCTGCAACTGCAAAAGAAAACAATCAACTTTATTTACTGAATGACTTACAGGTCCATGCAAAAACAATGATCAGTGATTTTGATAATAAACTGAAAAATGGTACCATAACTGATGTTTTAAAATACATCAACAGACCTGAAGAATTAAAAAGGAACTTATCAATCTATCTGAATTATATAGCAAAGGTTGGAGCAGGTAAAAATTTTGCAGGAGCACAATATGTATCAGATTGGTATTTAAGAAATCTTGCCATTTATTCAAATATTCTTGATCAAATTGAACCTTCCGACAACTATGTTGTTTTAATTTTTGGACAGGGACACATTCCTATCTTAAAACATTTTTTAGAAAACAATGATA